In Erigeron canadensis isolate Cc75 chromosome 1, C_canadensis_v1, whole genome shotgun sequence, a single window of DNA contains:
- the LOC122585075 gene encoding uncharacterized GPI-anchored protein At4g28100: protein MKKKKTSLQLFLLLLFLHTLPIKPDPVQPFIPKPISPPVTTIPAFPEQSSSSSSSGCPLDLPNDLFPNIKSACTGKKHHGSGELNRVKCCPVLAAWLYSAYSATALGKINKYTQQTAMYHDLPLLPNDSETCVENLENGLRKKGIELVRLNESCDVVYCECGIKLHPLSCPEAFSVNSVGDLVGNYRVKKLEKDCFNNGCSKCLKSLHLLHKVDTVNTSKSEERTSKMQNEDCELMGLTWLLAKNRSAYIHTVSAVLRAKMMSTDGNSIPDSCPLNSDGLPLAVDSSEINDSSSSSILYNLPLTLSIFSLLIFHVSICQLSNSM, encoded by the exons atgaagaagaagaagacttCCTTACAATTATTCTTACTCCTCCTTTTTCTACACACACTACCCATTAAACCCGACCCGGTCCAACCCTTCATTCCAAAACCCATTTCACCACCAGTCACAACAATCCCTGCATTCCCAGAACAATCttcctcctcttcttcatctGGGTGTCCATTAGACCTTCCAAATGACTTATTCCCAAACATCAAATCGGCCTGTACGGGTAAAAAACATCACGGGTCGGGTGAGTTAAACCGGGTCAAATGCTGCCCTGTTTTAGCAGCCTGGTTATACTCTGCGTACTCAGCAACAGCTTTagggaaaataaataaatatactcaACAAACTGCAATGTATCATGACCTTCCTTTGCTTCCTAATGACTCTGAAACTTGTGTTGAGAATCTTGAAAATGGACTAAGAAAGAAGGGAATTGAGTTGGTTAGGTTGAATGAATCGTGTGATGTCGTTTATTGCGAATGCGGGATTAAGTTGCATCCGTTGAGCTGTCCTGAAGCGTTTTCGGTTAATTCGGTTGGGGATTTGGTTGGGAATTATAGAGTTAAGAAGTTGGAGAAAGATTGTTTTAATAATGGTTGCTCCAAATGCTTGAAATCACTTCATCTG CTTCACAAGGTCGATACTGTAAATACAAGTAAGTCAGAGGAACGAACGAGCAAAATGCAAAACGAAGATTGTGAGCTGATGGGTCTGACATGGCTTCTTGCCAAGAACAGGTCAGCATACATACATACGGTTTCAGCTGTCCTGAGAGCCAAAATGATGAGCACAGATGGTAATTCCATTCCAGATTCATGTCCCCTCAATAGTGATGGATTGCCGTTAGCGGTTGATTCTTCTGAAATCAACGATTCCTCATCATCCAGTATCCTCTATAATTTACCTCTCACTCTTTCcatattttcacttttaataTTTCATGTGTCTATCTGTCAATTATCTAATAGCATGTAG
- the LOC122586214 gene encoding laccase-1, producing the protein MKKQNFVLPLLFIVCLLTTTIPSVLSSSTANRYHFNVIPSLSLPYSVEWKNITRLCSTKAILTVNGKYPGPTIAVNEGESVEIKVTNGVSLNTTIHWHGVKQLRTGWADGPAYVTQCPIRPGESYTYKFMVTGQRGTLWWHAHIAWQRATVYGAIIIYPRMPYPFSKPIEAEIPIIFGEWWNLPVEGIEVEMNKYGSGPNSSDAYTINGLPGSLYPCSENDTFIQTVEQGKTYMLRIINAALNDELFFTIANHILKVVEIDASYTKPFDTKAIMITPGQTTTVLFTANQHNQDSDGLFVMAARPYLTTVFPFDNSTTVGFLKYKGTKADKMTLPKPSNLVLPHTLPCMEDHKYATKFVARLRSLATSQYPCKVPKKIDKRVVITISLNLQDCPANQTCKGYKGRRFAASMNNQSFIRPLTSILEWHYKNYSSLHYSYDFPLKPPQVFDYTGVDPLTHNINPSFGTKLFAVEYGTKLEIVLQDTGFLNLENHPIHIHGHNFFVVGSGFGNYDEEKDTAKYNLVDPPERNTVGVPMGGWAAVRINANNPGVWFMHCHLEMHTSWGLASGFIVKSGPKPSQRLRPPPNDLPQC; encoded by the exons ATGAAGAAACAAAATTTTGTTCTGCCACTACTTTTTATTGTATGCTTGCTTACAACCACCATACCTTCTGTTTTGTCTTCCTCGACTGCAAACCGCTATCACTTTAATGTAATTCCCTCTCTGTCCCTTCCTTACTCA GTCGAATGGAAGAACATAACCCGCTTATGCAGTACTAAAGCCATATTAACAGTGAATGGGAAATATCCAGGACCCACGATAGCTGTAAACGAAGGAGAGAGCGTGGAGATTAAGGTAACCAATGGGGTTTCTTTAAACACAACCATCCATTG GCATGGAGTCAAACAACTGAGAACTGGATGGGCCGATGGACCAGCATATGTTACCCAGTGTCCCATAAGACCCGGTGAGTCTTATACATACAAGTTCATGGTCACTGGCCAACGGGGTACCCTGTGGTGGCATGCTCATATTGCTTGGCAGCGTGCAACGGTTTATGGTGCCATCATCATATACCCACGTATGCCTTATCCATTCTCTAAGCCGATTGAAGCTGAAATCCCAATTATATTTG GAGAATGGTGGAACTTACCTGTTGAAGGAATAGAAGTTGAGATGAACAAGTATGGCAGTGGTCCGAACTCATCGGATGCTTATACTATTAATGGCTTGCCTGGTTCACTCTACCCGTGCTCAGAAAATG ATACATTTATCCAAACCGTTGAGCAAGGAAAAACCTACATGCTTAGGATCATAAACGCAGCCCTTAACGATGAGCTTTTCTTCACCATTGCTAATCATATACTTAAAGTTGTTGAGATCGATGCTTCATACACAAAACCCTTCGATACCAAAGCCATTATGATTACTCCAGGACAAACAACCACTGTCCTCTTTACAGCAAATCAGCATAACCAAGACTCAGACGGCTTATTTGTCATGGCAGCCAGACCTTACCTCACCACTGTATTCCCATTTGACAACTCTACCACAGTTGGTTTCTTAAAATACAAAGGAACAAAGGCCGACAAAATGACTCTTCCAAAACCATCAAATCTCGTTTTGCCTCACACTCTCCCTTGTATGGAAGATCATAAATATGCCACAAAATTTGTAGCTCGGCTTAGGAGCCTTGCAACTTCTCAATACCCTTGTAAAGTGCCAAAAAAGATTGACAAGCGTGTCGTTATCACCATAAGTCTTAATCTTCAAGATTGTCCGGCTAATCAAACGTGTAAAGGGTATAAAGGGAGACGATTTGCAGCTTCTATGAACAACCAATCATTCATTCGTCCGTTGACATCTATACTTGAATGGCATTACAAAAACTATTCATCTTTGCATTACTCATATGACTTCCCACTGAAGCCACCACAAGTGTTTGATTATACAGGAGTTGATCCATTAACACATAACATAAATCCAAGTTTTGGGACAAAGCTTTTTGCGGTAGAGTATGGGACTAAGTTAGAAATTGTGCTTCAGGATACCGGTTTTCTTAACTTGGAGAATCACCCTATTCACATTCATGGTCATAACTTTTTCGTTGTGGGTAGCGGATTTGGGAATTACGATGAAGAGAAAGATACTGCGAAATATAACCTGGTCGACCCTCCTGAAAGGAACACGGTGGGTGTACCAATGGGGGGATGGGCGGCGGTTCGTATAAATGCAAATAATCCAGGGGTATGGTTTATGCATTGCCATCTTGAAATGCATACTTCTTGGGGTCTTGCTTCAGGTTTCATCGTTAAGAGTGGTCCAAAGCCATCTCAAAGACTACGTCCCCCGCCAAATGATCTTCCACAATGTTGA